In one Pungitius pungitius chromosome 13, fPunPun2.1, whole genome shotgun sequence genomic region, the following are encoded:
- the sult6b1 gene encoding sulfotransferase 6B1 — protein MSTDARPSAARSKFQEAKELKEEDKLYRYDGVLYPRLMCPEGHMKALKDFEAREDDVMLVAYPKCGFNWMVGVLRKIIAEAKGVKVDSKMPPLIEFFEPDVMKAMNEAPPPRLLGTHVHLDNMPASFRAKKTKMLVIFRNPKDTAVSFYHFSNNNPVLPSGQSWDAFFSDFMRGDVPWGSYFDHALAWEKRMDDPDVMVVTYEDLKEDLSGGVRQISTFFGFSLTEAQVQQIAEASTFSAMKQSSSNSHGNMGNVFFRKGEVGDWKNHFTPKQSQEMDDAFNKHLAGTRLGAKLNYQVHCK, from the exons ATGAGCACCGACGCCCGACCCTCGGCGGCGCGGTCCAAGTTTCAGGAGGCGAAGGAGCTCAAGGAGGAGGACAAGCTGTACAGATACGACGGGGTGCTGTACCCGCGCCTCATGTGCCCCGAGGGACACATGAAGGCCCTGAAGGACTTCGAGGCCAGAGAGGACGACGTCATGCTGGTGGCGTATCCCAAGTGTG gttttaACTGGATGGTGGGCGTGTTGAGGAAGATCATTGCAGAGGCCAAAGGGGTGAAAGTGGATTCAAAGATGCCGCCGTTGATCGAGTTTTTCGAGCCGGATGTCATGAag GCCATGAAtgaggctccgccccccagGCTTCTGGGGACTCACGTTCACCTCGACAACATGCCCGCCTCCTTCCGTGCAAAGAAAACCAAG ATGCTGGTGATCTTCAGGAACCCCAAAGACACCGCGGTGTCCTTCTATcatttctccaacaacaacccGGTCCTCCCATCCGGGCAGTCCTGGGACGCCTTCTTCTCCGACTTCATGAGGGGAGACG ttcccTGGGGCTCGTACTTTGATCACGCTCTGGCCTGGGAGAAGAGGATGGACGACCCTGACGTCATGGTTGTCACCTACGAGGACCTAAAGGAG GACTTGAGCGGCGGCGTTCGTCAGATCTCCACCTTCTTTGGCTTCAGCCTGACGGAGGCTCAGGTGCAGCAGATCGCAGAGGCGAGCACCTTCAGCGCCATGAAGCAGAGCTCCTCCAACTCCCACGGCAACATGGGAAACGTCTTCTTCAGAAAAG GTGAGGTCGGGGACTGGAAGAACCACTTCACACCAAAGCAGAGCCAAGAGATGGACGACGCCTTCAACAAACACCTGGCCGGAACCAGGCTAGGAGCCAAACTCAACTACCAAGTGCATTGTAAATAg
- the znf365 gene encoding F-box only protein 41 — MQQKVCSRGSGSFLSEGNAAAAASCDLPFRCPRCGEAERFRSLASLRAHLECRHSYRSPDVTPSSDFSITGKLPDPLTAAIPWRDGSLPARRGPQGAWRPPTVRSLSDSRDSGCPHSYGSARRRTQSVGVGTQAEEDEDEEEVDDDDEEEFGSEDEEEEEEDEREERDGRRNEEEIRTSSKKSDACNHHLNHRRLPPPPSAPLGRPPDLDVDLDLVEQSSFPGLQAAAARRRLARVLRAADGAMQRRLAAVSTELAQTDEELLCERAHSRHLAQERQEVADRERQLSRQVDVAVVVIAALREQLNASENELERREREVITIQKFLEAAARQETSGKVRIQHFIEDLLRRIALAEELVEFYQVNGSPQQCSHYKYQQPTDNGPQRITKSRSSGGQLSSSSGLHDNRSRSSSQFGGRPPSCKAGGGGERERRERLAQSSRLFCRPEHRDDIWNHQRRRSAGYEA, encoded by the exons ATGCAGCAGAAGGTGTGCTCCAGAGGATCCGGCTCCTTCCTCTCGGAGGgcaacgccgccgccgccgcctcctgcgACCTCCCCTTCCGCTGCCCCCGCTGCGGCGAGGCGGAGCGCTTCCGCAGCCTGGCCTCGCTCCGCGCCCACCTGGAGTGCCGCCACTCCTACCGCTCGCCGGACGTGACCCCCAGCAGCGACTTCAGCATCACCGGCAAGCTCCCCGACCCGCTGACGGCGGCCATCCCCTGGCGGGACGGCAGCCTGCCGGCCCGGAGGGGGCCGCAGGGCGCGTGGCGCCCGCCCACCGTGCGCTCCCTCAGCGACAGCAGGGACAGCGGGTGCCCCCACTCCTACGGCTCGGCGAGGAGGCGCACCCAGAGCGTCGGCGTGGGGACGCaggccgaggaggacgaggacgaggaggaggtggacgacGATGACGAAGAAGAGTTTGGgtcagaagatgaagaggaggaggaggaggacgaaagggaggagagagacggaCGTAGAAATGAGGAGGAAATAAGAACGTCCTCCAAGAAGTCAGACGCCTGCAATCATCACCTCAACCACCGCcgcctcccgccccccccctcggctccTCTCGGCCGCCCGCCGGACCTGGACGTGGACCTGGACCTGGTCG AGCAGAGCTCGTTCCCCGGCCtccaggcggcggcggcgcggcggcggctggcCCGCGTCCTGCGGGCGGCCGACGGCGCCATGCAGCGACGGCTGGCCGCCGTGAGCACGGAGCTGGCCCAGACCGACGAGGAGCTCCTGTGCGAGCGCGCCCACTCGCGGCACCTGGCGCAGGAGCGGCAGGAGGTGGCGGACCGGGAGAGGCAGCTGAGCCGGCAGGTGGACGTGGCCGTCGTGGTGATCGCCGCGCTGAGGGAGCAGCTCAACGCCTCGGAGAACGAGCTGGAGCGCCGCGAGAG GGAGGTGATAACCATCCAGAAGTTTTTGGAGGCGGCGGCCCGGCAGGAGACGAGCGGGAAGGTCCGCATCCAGCACTTCATCGAGGATCTGCTGAGACGCATCGCTCTGGCCGAGGAGCTGGTGGAGTTCTACCAGGTCAACGGCAGCCCGCAGCAGTGCAGCCACTACAAG TACCAGCAGCCAACAGATAATGGACCTCAGAGGATCACTAAAAGCAG GTCGTCGGGAGgtcagctctcctcctcctccggtctCCACGACAACAGGAGCCGCTCCTCCTCGCAGTTCGGCGGCCGTCCTCCGTCCTGCaaggcgggcggcggcggcgagcggGAGCGCCGCGAGCGCCTGGCCCAGTCGTCCAGGCTGTTCTGCCGACCCGAACACAGGGACGACATCTGGAACCACCAGCGGCGCCGGTCGGCCGGGTACGAGGCGTAG